One part of the Gemmatimonadota bacterium genome encodes these proteins:
- a CDS encoding class I SAM-dependent methyltransferase gives MPAFKDHFSGHAPDYARFRPGYPDALFDLLTSLADRRELAVDVGSGSGQAALPLAERFGRVVATDASGSQLRHAPGALSRLVCLAERLPLRDGSADLITVAQALHWLDVERFGAEARRVLRPGGILAVWTYRWFRMEPPFAEAVTRFYARVAPCWPPERALVESGYATLPLPGEPVPVPLLAMRDRWPLAAVAGYLRTWSATKRFSARHGEDPVAEFERDAGGLDAVGPDGLAVEWDLVVRVMRV, from the coding sequence ATGCCGGCCTTCAAGGACCACTTCTCCGGGCACGCTCCGGACTACGCCCGCTTCCGGCCCGGCTACCCCGATGCGCTCTTCGACCTGCTGACCTCGCTCGCGGACCGACGCGAGCTCGCGGTGGACGTGGGGTCGGGCAGCGGTCAGGCCGCGCTCCCGCTGGCCGAACGCTTCGGGCGCGTGGTGGCCACGGACGCGAGCGGGTCCCAGCTCCGGCACGCGCCGGGTGCGCTCTCCCGCCTCGTCTGCCTGGCCGAGCGGCTCCCGCTGCGCGACGGGAGCGCCGACCTGATCACGGTGGCGCAGGCGCTCCACTGGCTGGACGTGGAGCGCTTCGGCGCCGAGGCACGAAGGGTGCTACGACCCGGGGGGATCCTGGCCGTGTGGACGTATCGCTGGTTCCGGATGGAGCCCCCGTTCGCCGAGGCGGTCACCCGCTTCTATGCGCGCGTGGCGCCCTGCTGGCCGCCCGAGCGCGCCCTGGTGGAGTCCGGCTACGCGACGCTCCCGCTGCCGGGGGAACCCGTTCCGGTACCTCTACTCGCGATGCGGGACCGCTGGCCGCTCGCCGCCGTGGCGGGATATCTGCGCACGTGGTCGGCGACGAAGCGGTTCAGCGCTCGCCACGGCGAGGATCCGGTAGCGGAGTTCGAGCGGGACGCGGGTGGGCTGGACGCGGTCGGACCGGACGGTCTGGCGGTCGAGTGGGATCTCGTGGTGCGGGTGATGCGCGTGTGA
- a CDS encoding transglycosylase domain-containing protein, translating to MTPSAGQGKTKRRAPKATEAAPADRAQERRRRRRYPVVRRSRWSRRRKLTVLLGIVALLGGIAWIEARTSFLQSWYLSSIAERVRFHVEPGPSPTTVVAGRGPIDLRWGYTGIPDFLTRVQEEGFRIEAQARTSPTMRELVARGLFPIYDEKLQGGLTVYDRSGDVLFHQADPVQVYTEFDAIPALVWRTLLFVESRELLDPRFPRRNPAVEWDRLARAVGEAALDAAGFERNVPGGSTLATQIEKFRHSPEGRTGSATEKGRQILTASVRAYLGGPETLEAQRRIVRDYINTVPFAAQRGHGEVNGLADGLSVWFGTDFETANRLLTAREGALEEGERAQRARIYRQVLGLVLAVRRPSYYLAGAQGRTDLEALIGAHIPLLAGQGVISPDLAVRAAAARLRFLDRAPEPPPPPFTVLKASTSVRTGLRSLLGVSSLYDLDRLDLQVQSSFDLRLQAAAERVLAQLHDPAFVRAQGLDAPRLLGTADPTRVFYTFTLNERSTDGDRVRVRTDNWNGPLDLNTSSRLELGSTAKLRTLVTYLEIVEQLHGRYGGAEPDSLALLVSGAADPLSRWAVGWLGAHPDAALPAMLDAALDRTYSANPAERFRTGFGVQTFANFDGAFNGRVLTVREGFRNSVNLVSIRTLRDIIEYYVQTETGEGARALTDPDSPERFEYLQRFADEEGSTFIRDFYRAYDGARGSELLVAFLRNHPLPPRRLAYGLRAVAADAPPEVLSGLLQSETPDEVLGQGQIASLLESASEVDSLSLMDQGFLASIHPLELFVVRYLLATPQASLSDVLDASVEERQEVYAWLFRTRRPGVQEQRVRAVLELEAYGHLLESWRRVGYPFANLVPSLGTAIGSSGDRPAALTELAGIILGGGVRYPVRRIERLTFARRTPYEAVLRREGDTGERVLSSEVAAALRAVMVDVVENGTAVRARGAFTTDGGLPLQLGGKTGTGDNRYRVFGPNGQLLSERVTNRTATFVFFAGERYYGSIVAYVPGAEAENYRFTSALPSQILRLIGQEMGALP from the coding sequence ATGACACCGTCTGCAGGGCAGGGGAAGACGAAGCGGCGAGCCCCGAAGGCGACGGAGGCGGCGCCGGCCGACCGCGCGCAGGAGCGCCGACGCCGGCGGCGCTACCCGGTTGTCCGGCGCTCCCGCTGGTCCCGGCGCCGCAAGCTCACCGTGCTGCTCGGGATCGTCGCCCTCCTGGGCGGCATCGCCTGGATCGAGGCCCGCACGTCGTTCCTGCAGTCGTGGTACCTGTCTTCGATCGCCGAGCGCGTCCGCTTCCACGTCGAACCCGGACCGAGTCCCACGACCGTGGTGGCGGGTCGCGGCCCGATCGACCTGCGCTGGGGCTACACCGGCATCCCCGACTTCCTCACGCGCGTCCAGGAGGAGGGGTTCCGCATCGAGGCGCAGGCCCGCACCAGCCCCACGATGCGCGAGCTGGTCGCTCGCGGGCTCTTTCCGATCTACGACGAGAAGCTGCAGGGCGGACTGACCGTCTACGACCGCTCCGGCGACGTGCTGTTCCACCAGGCCGACCCCGTGCAGGTCTACACGGAGTTCGATGCGATCCCCGCGCTGGTGTGGCGCACGCTGCTCTTCGTGGAGAGCCGCGAGCTGCTCGACCCCCGGTTCCCGCGCCGCAACCCAGCCGTCGAATGGGACCGGCTCGCCCGGGCCGTCGGTGAAGCCGCGCTGGATGCGGCGGGCTTCGAGCGCAACGTGCCCGGGGGGAGCACGCTGGCGACGCAGATCGAGAAGTTCCGCCACTCCCCCGAAGGACGCACCGGGTCGGCCACCGAAAAGGGACGTCAGATCCTCACCGCCTCCGTGCGCGCCTATCTGGGAGGTCCGGAGACGCTGGAGGCGCAGCGGCGGATCGTGCGGGACTACATCAACACCGTCCCGTTCGCGGCCCAGCGCGGGCACGGAGAGGTCAATGGCCTCGCGGACGGACTCAGCGTCTGGTTCGGCACCGACTTCGAGACCGCCAATCGCCTGTTGACCGCGCGCGAAGGTGCGCTGGAGGAGGGAGAGCGGGCGCAACGGGCCCGCATCTACCGGCAGGTGCTGGGGCTCGTGCTCGCGGTGCGTCGTCCGTCGTACTACCTGGCCGGCGCCCAGGGCCGTACCGACCTCGAGGCGCTGATCGGTGCGCACATCCCGCTCCTGGCGGGGCAGGGCGTCATCTCGCCGGACCTGGCCGTGCGCGCCGCGGCCGCGCGCCTGCGCTTCCTGGACCGCGCTCCGGAGCCGCCGCCGCCGCCGTTCACGGTCCTCAAGGCCTCGACCTCGGTCCGGACCGGACTGCGCTCCCTGCTCGGGGTGTCGTCCCTGTACGACCTGGACCGGCTCGACCTGCAGGTGCAGAGCTCGTTCGACCTGCGATTGCAGGCCGCCGCCGAGCGGGTGCTGGCGCAACTGCACGATCCTGCCTTCGTACGGGCGCAGGGGTTGGACGCGCCGCGTCTGTTGGGGACCGCCGACCCCACGCGTGTCTTCTACACGTTCACGTTGAACGAGCGGTCCACGGACGGGGACCGCGTGCGGGTGCGGACGGACAACTGGAACGGGCCGCTCGACCTCAACACGTCCAGCCGGCTGGAGCTGGGCTCGACCGCGAAGCTCCGCACGCTGGTGACGTATCTCGAGATCGTCGAGCAACTGCACGGACGCTACGGCGGTGCCGAGCCCGACAGCCTGGCTCTGTTGGTGTCCGGCGCGGCCGATCCGCTCTCGCGCTGGGCGGTGGGTTGGTTGGGCGCACATCCGGACGCCGCCCTGCCCGCGATGCTCGATGCGGCGCTGGACCGGACGTACTCCGCCAATCCGGCGGAGCGGTTCCGCACCGGGTTCGGGGTGCAGACGTTCGCCAACTTCGATGGAGCGTTCAACGGTCGCGTGCTCACCGTGCGCGAGGGCTTCCGCAACTCGGTCAACCTCGTCTCCATCCGCACGCTGCGTGACATCATCGAGTACTACGTGCAGACGGAGACGGGCGAAGGCGCGCGGGCGCTGACGGATCCGGATTCACCCGAGCGCTTCGAGTATCTCCAGCGCTTCGCCGACGAGGAAGGATCCACCTTCATCCGGGACTTCTACCGCGCCTACGACGGAGCGCGCGGCAGCGAGCTCCTGGTGGCGTTCCTGCGCAACCACCCGTTGCCGCCGCGCCGGTTGGCCTACGGGCTGCGCGCGGTCGCGGCCGATGCGCCTCCCGAGGTGCTCTCCGGCCTCCTCCAGTCGGAAACGCCTGACGAAGTGCTGGGCCAGGGACAGATCGCCTCCCTGCTGGAGTCGGCGAGTGAAGTGGATTCGCTGTCGCTCATGGACCAGGGCTTCCTGGCCTCGATCCACCCGCTCGAGCTGTTCGTGGTGCGCTACCTCCTCGCCACGCCGCAAGCCTCCCTCAGCGACGTGCTCGATGCCTCGGTGGAGGAGCGCCAGGAGGTGTACGCCTGGCTGTTCCGGACCCGCAGGCCGGGCGTGCAGGAGCAGCGCGTGCGGGCCGTGCTCGAGCTGGAGGCGTACGGGCATCTCCTGGAGTCGTGGCGGCGCGTCGGCTACCCCTTCGCGAACCTCGTGCCGTCGCTCGGCACGGCCATCGGCAGCTCCGGCGATCGGCCGGCCGCGCTCACCGAGCTCGCGGGGATCATCCTCGGCGGGGGCGTGCGTTACCCGGTGCGTCGCATCGAGCGCCTGACCTTCGCGCGCCGCACGCCGTACGAAGCCGTCCTGCGCCGCGAAGGCGACACCGGCGAGCGGGTGCTGTCCAGCGAGGTGGCGGCGGCCCTGCGCGCCGTGATGGTGGACGTGGTGGAGAACGGCACCGCCGTGCGGGCCCGGGGCGCCTTCACGACCGACGGCGGTCTCCCGCTCCAGCTCGGGGGCAAGACCGGCACGGGGGACAACCGGTACCGGGTCTTCGGGCCCAACGGACAGCTGCTGAGCGAACGGGTCACCAACCGTACGGCCACGTTCGTCTTCTTCGCGGGTGAGCGCTACTACGGATCGATCGTCGCCTACGTCCCCGGTGCCGAAGCGGAGAACTACCGCTTCACCAGCGCGCTGCCTTCCCAGATCCTGCGGCTCATCGGTCAGGAGATGGGCGCGCTGCCCTAG